Proteins found in one Megachile rotundata isolate GNS110a chromosome 14, iyMegRotu1, whole genome shotgun sequence genomic segment:
- the LOC100876229 gene encoding silk gland factor 1: protein MTMLQSQKLYSDAGSLGGAMTSATMSTMGSMAPTYSSINTMGCVSMGMSMGVGVGPSCSPQSAGGFNMSTMSSAVGMASMGGGGMGTYGSASMGGGSACMSAVGYGPLTTVGSAGVTRDPLSLAEPESPNSALQRARTDKPYRRSYTHAKPPYSYISLITMAIQNAPTKMLTLSEIYQFIMDLFPFYRQNQQRWQNSIRHSLSFNDCFVKVPRTPDKPGKGSFWTLHPESGNMFENGCYLRRQKRFKDEKKELTRQNNKHQQHQQHHGGPAAAGAAAAIAAGHNSPSSHDLTHAGKKTPSSLHHGPQQQDDKDLHSLVSSHHHHHVSSLHQHHAALKSDGTDIGGLLGPDLGAAHDELTAMVSRSLHPHLISDPAALHHGMTGSLKQEPPYTAASHPFSITRLLPGATAGTSPGAQDTKPPEMKMYEQLHQSYANFGSPHHPHAHSAPPSHHHHNGMHTGSNAGGPMHNMTNHHHQEYYQSPLYHHATSVASSSAPPPPSVATAAPGL from the coding sequence ATGACCATGCTCCAGTCGCAGAAGCTGTACAGCGACGCTGGTAGCCTAGGCGGCGCGATGACCAGCGCCACGATGTCCACGATGGGCAGCATGGCGCCGACGTACAGCTCGATCAACACGATGGGCTGCGTGTCGATGGGCATGTCGATGGGCGTCGGAGTCGGGCCTAGTTGTAGTCCCCAAAGTGCCGGTGGTTTTAACATGAGCACCATGAGTTCGGCTGTGGGGATGGCGTCGATGGGCGGCGGTGGCATGGGAACTTACGGGAGCGCTTCCATGGGCGGCGGTAGTGCTTGCATGAGTGCCGTCGGATACGGTCCACTGACTACAGTCGGCAGCGCCGGCGTTACTCGGGATCCCCTGTCCTTGGCGGAGCCCGAGTCGCCTAATTCCGCGTTGCAACGCGCGAGAACGGACAAGCCGTACCGCAGAAGTTACACGCACGCGAAACCGCCGTACTCCTACATAAGCCTGATCACCATGGCCATACAGAACGCGCCGACCAAGATGCTGACGCTGTCCGAGATCTATCAATTCATCATGGATCTGTTCCCGTTCTATCGGCAGAACCAGCAACGCTGGCAGAATTCCATCAGGCACTCTCTTAGTTTCAACGACTGTTTCGTGAAAGTGCCCAGGACGCCCGACAAGCCCGGCAAGGGCTCCTTCTGGACGCTGCATCCCGAGAGCGGCAACATGTTCGAGAACGGGTGCTACCTGCGCCGCCAGAAGAGGTTTAAGGACGAGAAGAAGGAGCTCACCAGGCAGAACAACAAGCACCAACAACACCAGCAACACCACGGTGGACCGGCCGCGGCGGGAGCTGCGGCCGCGATCGCCGCCGGACACAACAGTCCCAGCTCCCACGACCTGACCCACGCAGGTAAGAAAACCCCGTCGTCGCTGCACCACGGACCCCAACAGCAGGACGACAAGGACCTCCATTCTTTGGTGTCCTCGCACCACCATCACCACGTGTCCAGTCTGCATCAGCACCACGCGGCTCTCAAGAGCGACGGAACCGACATAGGTGGTCTCTTAGGACCCGATCTGGGCGCAGCTCACGACGAGCTCACCGCCATGGTTAGTCGAAGTCTTCATCCTCATCTGATCTCCGACCCAGCGGCCCTGCATCACGGGATGACCGGGAGCCTGAAGCAGGAGCCTCCGTACACGGCGGCCAGTCACCCGTTCAGCATCACCAGGCTACTTCCTGGTGCCACGGCGGGTACGTCGCCCGGTGCCCAAGACACCAAACCCCCCGAGATGAAGATGTACGAACAGTTGCACCAGAGTTACGCGAATTTCGGCTCCCCGCATCATCCTCACGCGCATTCAGCACCGCCCAGCCATCACCATCACAACGGGATGCATACGGGCTCGAACGCCGGCGGTCCCATGCACAACATGACCAACCACCATCACCAGGAGTATTACCAGAGTCCGCTGTATCATCACGCGACCAGCGTGGCGAGTAGCAGCGCGCCACCACCGCCCTCCGTCGCCACGGCTGCCCCAGGTTTGTGA
- the LOC100880333 gene encoding uncharacterized protein LOC100880333 isoform X2, with product MDKRLDTSKSGYREDVTGHSKKSKKRSSKRNSMINSWMNSLQNNQNNDMVPGMEHQHVLWQSNMQQNFPNNGQRLFTTASDPSMCGYAQVPMTYAMEPVSLPPMYRLYQPVPFSGIRTIPNRPRRHCNQAHPMELSINSMGNGYTSLQENGLTSPIPIDYQNGDYASLPPTANKNSGINGDELNSEHRRYSDPGLGSAEAPTQSEDPDSVDSGSSITTIGRSNKLVLSLIEQMTELKKSNSQLFKELNETKSELGSMKAKLAQCKYNGSSDYQPGMLSDFIREIRQANKTCEEGLVSKVKSIVEEKLNQRSLEVANLNNQILKLVEEKEENEKRITKLEEEVATLRLNANNEGREIAAFEEETLALRRELQEARSSKSLAENHVAKCVNARSVSPVVALDSPYLTSTPVRTALSDTCSLVPSSSSSSGSSSTHQHFAMLRSRTADLAHHFVSEKPSYGSVDCTPQSTWTVDEQGSSMQSPVAEDLTYEETSSLTNSDLPVDTKSEDPVDRVEEKEETKEEVCKTEDGSRSEKRSKGSRKDEETRGAQRAGSKKTRKKKVNSKRSFSEADKPASSETVNENGRRTTGEAAGHTS from the exons ATGGATAAAAG ATTGGATACATCAAAGTCAGGGTATCGTGAGGATGTCACTGGTCACTCTAAAAAGAGTAAGAAGCGATCCAGCAAAAGGAATAGTATGATTAACTCATGGATGAATAGTCTCCAGAACAATCAAAACAATGATATGGTACCTGGCATGGAGCATCAGCATGTACTGTGGCAGTCTAACATGCAACAGAACTTCCCAAATAACGGACAGCGCCTCTTTACGACAGCCTCTGATCCTAGTATGTGTGGTTACGCACAGGTCCCAATGACCTATGCCATGGAGCCAGTTTCACTACCACCCATGTACAGGTTATATCAACCAGTGCCATTTTCTGGCATCAGAACTATTCCCAACAGACCCAGGAGACACTGTAATCAAGCTCATCCAATGGAATTGAGCATAAACTCTATGGGAAACGGTTATACGAGTCTACAGGAGAATGGTTTGACATCTCCTATACCAATTGATTATCAGAATGGGGACTATGCAAGTTTGCCACCCACTGCTAATAAGAACAGTGGAATTAATGGAGACGAATTAAATTCAGAGCACAGAAGGTATTCAGATCCTGGCCTTGGATCTGCCGAGGCTCCTACCCAGAGCGAAGACCCTGACAGTGTCGATAGTGGAAGTTCCATTACAACTATTGGTCGCAGCAATAAACTAGTTCTGTCTCTTATTGAACAG ATGACAGAATTGAAAAAGAGTAATAGTCAACTGTTCAAAGAATTAAATGAAACAAAGTCTGAATTAGGGAGTATGAAAGCAAAGCTGGCACAGTGTAAATATAATGGCTCTTCTGATTACCAACCAGGAATGTTATCGG ATTTCATTAGAGAAATCAGGCAAGCGAATAAAACGTGCGAAGAAGGATTAGTTTCAAAAGTGAAGTCTATAGTGGAAGAGAAGTTGAATCAGAGGTCATTAGAAGTAGCCAATTTAAAT AATCAGATCTTGAAACTGGTGGAGGAGAAGGAGGAGAACGAAAAACGTATTACAAAATTAGAAGAAGAAGTGGCAACCTTGAGACTGAACGCAAA CAACGAGGGCCGCGAGATCGCAGCGTTCGAGGAAGAGACGCTGGCGCTGCGACGGGAGCTGCAGGAGGCGCGGTCATCCAAGAGCCTGGCCGAGAATCACGTGGCAAAGTGCGTAAACGCGAGATCAGTCAGCCCTGTCGTTGCCCTCGACTCGCCCTACCTAACCAGCACCCCCGTGCGTACCGCTCTCTCCGACACCTGTAGCCTGGTCCCTTCGTCGTCCTCCTCCTCAGGCTCATCCTCGACCCATCAGCACTTCGCCATGCTGCGCTCACGAACCGCGGACCTGGCTCACCACTTCGTCTCCGAGAAGCCAAGCTACGGGTCCGTGGACTGTACTCCACAGTCCACTTGGACGGTAGACGAACAAGGTTCTAGCATGCAGTCGCCCGTTGCGGAAGACCTGACCTACGAAGAGACCTCCAGTCTGACCAACTCGGATCTGCCCGTCGACACCAAGTCGGAGGATCCTGTCGATCGAGTGGAAGAGAAGGAGGAGACCAAGGAGGAAGTTTGTAAGACGGAAGACGGATCCAGGTCGGAGAAAAGGAGCAAGGGGTCCAGGAAGGACGAGGAGACGCGAGGCGCGCAGAGGGCAGGCTCGAAGAAGACCAGGAAGAAGAAGGTGAACTCGAAGAGGTCGTTCAGCGAGGCGGACAAGCCAGCTTCCTCGGAGACGGTGAACGAGAACGGGCGGAGAACG ACTGGAGAAGCTGCTGGACATACTTCGTAG
- the LOC100880333 gene encoding uncharacterized protein LOC100880333 isoform X1, producing MDKRLDTSKSGYREDVTGHSKKSKKRSSKRNSMINSWMNSLQNNQNNDMVPGMEHQHVLWQSNMQQNFPNNGQRLFTTASDPSMCGYAQVPMTYAMEPVSLPPMYRLYQPVPFSGIRTIPNRPRRHCNQAHPMELSINSMGNGYTSLQENGLTSPIPIDYQNGDYASLPPTANKNSGINGDELNSEHRRYSDPGLGSAEAPTQSEDPDSVDSGSSITTIGRSNKLVLSLIEQMTELKKSNSQLFKELNETKSELGSMKAKLAQCKYNGSSDYQPGMLSDFIREIRQANKTCEEGLVSKVKSIVEEKLNQRSLEVANLNNQILKLVEEKEENEKRITKLEEEVATLRLNANNEGREIAAFEEETLALRRELQEARSSKSLAENHVAKCVNARSVSPVVALDSPYLTSTPVRTALSDTCSLVPSSSSSSGSSSTHQHFAMLRSRTADLAHHFVSEKPSYGSVDCTPQSTWTVDEQGSSMQSPVAEDLTYEETSSLTNSDLPVDTKSEDPVDRVEEKEETKEEVCKTEDGSRSEKRSKGSRKDEETRGAQRAGSKKTRKKKVNSKRSFSEADKPASSETVNENGRRTVSEDEARQDDEDTCRAITEIPEVTVVGGGSPFVPKDLCSTGILTSRVLTAPSRATYTTAYI from the exons ATGGATAAAAG ATTGGATACATCAAAGTCAGGGTATCGTGAGGATGTCACTGGTCACTCTAAAAAGAGTAAGAAGCGATCCAGCAAAAGGAATAGTATGATTAACTCATGGATGAATAGTCTCCAGAACAATCAAAACAATGATATGGTACCTGGCATGGAGCATCAGCATGTACTGTGGCAGTCTAACATGCAACAGAACTTCCCAAATAACGGACAGCGCCTCTTTACGACAGCCTCTGATCCTAGTATGTGTGGTTACGCACAGGTCCCAATGACCTATGCCATGGAGCCAGTTTCACTACCACCCATGTACAGGTTATATCAACCAGTGCCATTTTCTGGCATCAGAACTATTCCCAACAGACCCAGGAGACACTGTAATCAAGCTCATCCAATGGAATTGAGCATAAACTCTATGGGAAACGGTTATACGAGTCTACAGGAGAATGGTTTGACATCTCCTATACCAATTGATTATCAGAATGGGGACTATGCAAGTTTGCCACCCACTGCTAATAAGAACAGTGGAATTAATGGAGACGAATTAAATTCAGAGCACAGAAGGTATTCAGATCCTGGCCTTGGATCTGCCGAGGCTCCTACCCAGAGCGAAGACCCTGACAGTGTCGATAGTGGAAGTTCCATTACAACTATTGGTCGCAGCAATAAACTAGTTCTGTCTCTTATTGAACAG ATGACAGAATTGAAAAAGAGTAATAGTCAACTGTTCAAAGAATTAAATGAAACAAAGTCTGAATTAGGGAGTATGAAAGCAAAGCTGGCACAGTGTAAATATAATGGCTCTTCTGATTACCAACCAGGAATGTTATCGG ATTTCATTAGAGAAATCAGGCAAGCGAATAAAACGTGCGAAGAAGGATTAGTTTCAAAAGTGAAGTCTATAGTGGAAGAGAAGTTGAATCAGAGGTCATTAGAAGTAGCCAATTTAAAT AATCAGATCTTGAAACTGGTGGAGGAGAAGGAGGAGAACGAAAAACGTATTACAAAATTAGAAGAAGAAGTGGCAACCTTGAGACTGAACGCAAA CAACGAGGGCCGCGAGATCGCAGCGTTCGAGGAAGAGACGCTGGCGCTGCGACGGGAGCTGCAGGAGGCGCGGTCATCCAAGAGCCTGGCCGAGAATCACGTGGCAAAGTGCGTAAACGCGAGATCAGTCAGCCCTGTCGTTGCCCTCGACTCGCCCTACCTAACCAGCACCCCCGTGCGTACCGCTCTCTCCGACACCTGTAGCCTGGTCCCTTCGTCGTCCTCCTCCTCAGGCTCATCCTCGACCCATCAGCACTTCGCCATGCTGCGCTCACGAACCGCGGACCTGGCTCACCACTTCGTCTCCGAGAAGCCAAGCTACGGGTCCGTGGACTGTACTCCACAGTCCACTTGGACGGTAGACGAACAAGGTTCTAGCATGCAGTCGCCCGTTGCGGAAGACCTGACCTACGAAGAGACCTCCAGTCTGACCAACTCGGATCTGCCCGTCGACACCAAGTCGGAGGATCCTGTCGATCGAGTGGAAGAGAAGGAGGAGACCAAGGAGGAAGTTTGTAAGACGGAAGACGGATCCAGGTCGGAGAAAAGGAGCAAGGGGTCCAGGAAGGACGAGGAGACGCGAGGCGCGCAGAGGGCAGGCTCGAAGAAGACCAGGAAGAAGAAGGTGAACTCGAAGAGGTCGTTCAGCGAGGCGGACAAGCCAGCTTCCTCGGAGACGGTGAACGAGAACGGGCGGAGAACGGTGAGCGAGGACGAGGCTCGTCAAGATGACGAGGACACGTGCCGAGCCATCACCGAGATCCCGGAAGTGACCGTTGTCGGTGGTGGCTCCCCCTTCGTGCCGAAAGATCTCTGCTCGACGGGAATCCTGACCTCCAGAGTCCTGACAGCACCCTCACGCGCTACCTACACCACCGCCTACATTTAG